TCGGTATCAAGGGCTATTGCTTCTTGACGCTGCGCTGTAGTACATACTTTTTCTAGTTGTTCAAATGTCGTTATTAATTGATATTGCATAGTTTTGCACAGTAATAAAAAAGCCGGCTCACGCCGGCTTTAAAAAACTAATTCTAAAAATAGTTGATTAGTCTCTAAGCTCCCGACGCAGAATTTTTCCTACATTGGTTTTAGGTAAGTCATCTTTGAAAACAACTTGTTTAGGTACTTTGTAACCTGTTAGGTGATTACGGCAGTGCGCAATTACCTCTTTTTCAGTCAGTGATTCATTGTTGCGTACTACAAATAACTTAACAACTTCACCACTTACTTCGTGTGGAACCCCAACTGCAGCAGCTTCTACAATGCTTTCATGCATGGCAGCCACTTCTTCTATTTCGTTAGGGAACACGTTAAAGCCCGATACGAGGATCATATCCTTTTTACGGTCAACAATATACAGATAACCTTCATCATCAATCGTTGCAATGTCACCAGTTGCCAGCCAACCGTCTTTCAACACTTCCTCTGTTGCTTCAGGGCGATTCAGGTAGCCTTTCATTACTTGTGGGCCTTTCACCCACATTTCGCCTGGCTCACCTTTTTCAACAGGGTTTCCGTCGTCATCAAGCAGCTTAATATCCGTTGACGGTACAGGCATGCCAATAGCGCCTTTGTACGCTTCTATTTGTGGAGGGTTTACCGCCACAACAGGAGAGCACTCAGTCAAGCCGTAACCTTCAAGCAATACCGTTCCGGTAACCTTTTCCCATTTTTCAGCCACAGGGCGCTGGACTGCCATACCGCCGCCAAGACCAAACTTAAATTTGCTAAAATCAAGTTCGTCAAACCCTGGGGTGTTTAACAAGCCATTAAATAATGTGTTTACACCTGGCAAAATGGTGAATGGGTATTTGCTCAGTTCGCTTACAAACCCTGGCATATCGCGCGGATTAGTAATAAGTAGGTTGCGACAACCATACTTTACGAACATTAGGCAGTTCGCGAGCAAAGCGAATATATGATAAAGAGGCAGGGCCGTAACAACAAAGTCTTCCCCTTCCTCGATAACTGTTTCTAGAATACCCGAAACCTGTTCAAGGTTTGCTACCATGTTGCGATGCGTCAACATTGCGCCTTTTGAAACGCCAGTTGTACCACCGGTATATTGCAAAAATGCTAAGTCAGTATTTGCAATTTCAGGGCGCTTGTATTCCAGCGACTGTCCTTTCTTAACGGCAGCAGTGAAAGATGTAGTCTCTGGCAAGTTGAAAGCAGGAACCATCTTTTTCACGTACTTCACTACGGCATTAACAATCCAGCGTTTTGGCGCTGGTAACATGTCACCTAGTGCAGTAAGAAAGACTTCTTGTAGATTAGTCTCTGCGATAACTTCTTCTAATGTACACGCGAAGTTTTCAACAATAACGATGGCTTTTGCATTTGCATCGTTAAGTTGGTGTTTTAATTCGCGGGCAGTGTAAAGCGGGTTTACGTTAACAACCACCATACCTGCACGCAAAATCCCGAACATAGCCACAGGATACTGAAGAAGGTTTGGCATCATGATTGCCACAGCATCGCCACGCTTTAATCCACTTGCTTGCAAATAAGCCGCAAACTGCGCCGACAACGTATCGAGTTCTTCAAAGGTAATAGAATGCCCCATGTTAATGAAGGCTTCTTTATTTTTAAACTTTTTAACCGACTGCTCGAAAATGTCTACAACAGACGCATAGCGATCTGCATCAATTTCTGCGGATACACGAGGGTCATAATGCTTAAGCCAGGTTTTTTCCACCAAAACCTCCTCTACTTTATTCTTATACTACTTTTATGAGCGCAAAGAGACCGCGTCTCATATAACTGGTCTGATAACTTGCGAATAGTATAGGATGTGTAAAAAAAAATAAACGGCCCAATTTACAATTGCTCAACAAATTGCCGAATTAGTAGGCCTACATCGTCAGTATTTTCCATATGAATATGGTGACCGCCTACGAATTGCACATATTGTGCATTTTTGAACCACGGGGCTCTTTTAGGAAAAACAGTCTCTAAATGCTTAAAACTGTTCGATGCTCCGATAAATAGTACAGGGCATCGAATCTCTCTCATTAAGTTTTCAGCTTGGTCTTCAGTAAGACGCAGCACCGACTTAGTTCTTAATCTTGGATCAGAGGACCAAAAACAATGTCCACCCGCATCTTGCGTAAGATTACGTGAGAGTATCACTCGCGCGTGGTCAGGTGGAATGTCAGAGACTTTGCATCGCGCCTTCACCGCCTCGTCCAAATCTACAATTCGCAATTTGTTACGGCGTTTTGTGTGTCGACTTAGCACAGCCTCACGCATTTGCTCAGAGGTCGTAGTTACAGGCTGAGTGAGCGGGCCGCACGCATCGATGCTGATTACTGCTGACACTTTTTCTGGGAATAAAGCTGCGAACATCGTTGCCAATATTCCCCCCAATGAATGCCCTAATAGTATGACCGACTCCCATCCATTTTCCTCAATAAGCGCATACAAATCTTGAATATAGTCAGCTTGATTATACTGAGCACCGATCGGCCGATGCTGTGAACGGCCATGTCCAGCAAGATCTAAGGCAATAAATCGGTACGATTGCAAATAGGGAGAAAGAGGGCGCAAGCTCTCGGCATTATCTAGATAGCCATGAAGACCAACAACAACAGGTCCACTTCCTTGATTATCTAATGCAGCGAGTTGCAACGGTCCAGCATTAAATTCTGTTTCCAACATTGGCAGTTCCTTTTGCGGCAACTATTAGCATATAACAACGACCAATTATTGCCATGACATACGAAGAAGGCGGCAATTATATGCCGCCTTCTTTTATTTGCTGTTATTTTCGTTTGTAGTTTGATTGCTCGCCAGAGCGACCGGCATCATTGCTTTGCATAATTCTACCTTGAGAACGGCTCGGCATTGCGGATTTACTTGGTGCGCTTCGATATCTTATGACTCGTGTGCGGTTAAAACCGGGATGTCCCCAAGGATGATAAAACGGGCTGTAAAACCCATAAAATGGTGAGTACCAACCTGTATGATAATTAAAAAAGAAGGTATCTACCTCGTAAACATCTCGCTTTCGCCACATGTGGTAGTCATCAGCAACGATAGTCGGATATATATAAGGCTGCTCACCAACCATCCCTGCCGTTGGCGCCGTTAAGGTACCTAAAAACGTCGCAGCTCGCCCTTCTTCAAATACAATGGGATCAACAAATCCATCAATCTGTACTTTAAAGCGCCCGGCAGTTTCGCCACCTGTATTGGGTTTACCGTAGTGATTAAGCGGAAATTGAGCTAACTCAATCAAGGTTAAATTGGGCTTATTCTCGACACCTACGATAAGTCCACCCCATCGCGCTTTCTGCCCTTGCGCGTTGGCTCCTGAGGTTACTGCTTTTGAATAGCTAACAAGTTGAGTACCCTCAGGTACATCAATACTCTCTGGAACGATGGCACAACCAGAAAAAACAACAACCGCGAGTAGCAACAAGAATCGAGACATTTTACTGCTCCTAAGAATTCCCTAAAACAACATCATATGCTTGTCCGTTTCATTGGCACCTATCAAGAGGTAATGCGAGGTAATGCAAAACAACGCGCCAATTCAGTTTACTGACAGTAGCATTTTTACGCGACAACCACCACTAACGTTCTATTACAAAACGATAATTTACATAGCCGAGCTCACTTGAACGTCTCGTAAAATGGCTTTAGGTTTTAGAACTTCAACAATCACTTGTAATAGAGAGTGCCGCATGGATGTTAGAGCACAATATAGAGAAATTGTTCACCATCAAATGGCAATATACCGCGCAGAACGTAATTATGCGTAAATATCCACACCAAACATAGATTGAATAGATTCTCGCTGCTTGAGCTTCT
The DNA window shown above is from Alteromonas sp. KC3 and carries:
- the fadD gene encoding long-chain-fatty-acid--CoA ligase FadD yields the protein MEKTWLKHYDPRVSAEIDADRYASVVDIFEQSVKKFKNKEAFINMGHSITFEELDTLSAQFAAYLQASGLKRGDAVAIMMPNLLQYPVAMFGILRAGMVVVNVNPLYTARELKHQLNDANAKAIVIVENFACTLEEVIAETNLQEVFLTALGDMLPAPKRWIVNAVVKYVKKMVPAFNLPETTSFTAAVKKGQSLEYKRPEIANTDLAFLQYTGGTTGVSKGAMLTHRNMVANLEQVSGILETVIEEGEDFVVTALPLYHIFALLANCLMFVKYGCRNLLITNPRDMPGFVSELSKYPFTILPGVNTLFNGLLNTPGFDELDFSKFKFGLGGGMAVQRPVAEKWEKVTGTVLLEGYGLTECSPVVAVNPPQIEAYKGAIGMPVPSTDIKLLDDDGNPVEKGEPGEMWVKGPQVMKGYLNRPEATEEVLKDGWLATGDIATIDDEGYLYIVDRKKDMILVSGFNVFPNEIEEVAAMHESIVEAAAVGVPHEVSGEVVKLFVVRNNESLTEKEVIAHCRNHLTGYKVPKQVVFKDDLPKTNVGKILRRELRD
- a CDS encoding alpha/beta fold hydrolase produces the protein MLETEFNAGPLQLAALDNQGSGPVVVGLHGYLDNAESLRPLSPYLQSYRFIALDLAGHGRSQHRPIGAQYNQADYIQDLYALIEENGWESVILLGHSLGGILATMFAALFPEKVSAVISIDACGPLTQPVTTTSEQMREAVLSRHTKRRNKLRIVDLDEAVKARCKVSDIPPDHARVILSRNLTQDAGGHCFWSSDPRLRTKSVLRLTEDQAENLMREIRCPVLFIGASNSFKHLETVFPKRAPWFKNAQYVQFVGGHHIHMENTDDVGLLIRQFVEQL
- a CDS encoding Slp family lipoprotein, translating into MSRFLLLLAVVVFSGCAIVPESIDVPEGTQLVSYSKAVTSGANAQGQKARWGGLIVGVENKPNLTLIELAQFPLNHYGKPNTGGETAGRFKVQIDGFVDPIVFEEGRAATFLGTLTAPTAGMVGEQPYIYPTIVADDYHMWRKRDVYEVDTFFFNYHTGWYSPFYGFYSPFYHPWGHPGFNRTRVIRYRSAPSKSAMPSRSQGRIMQSNDAGRSGEQSNYKRK